From one Anopheles cruzii chromosome 3, idAnoCruzAS_RS32_06, whole genome shotgun sequence genomic stretch:
- the LOC128270769 gene encoding protein Gawky-like: MMEQKQTERSNENDTVNMKCDSSDYLIVVNETNCSDVVVEAEEEKQMLLARTRDAEDDQIVASKNSKNGPEPSAPPNHLAALTAGDQGPGVKQRRTTRMASEPMTFDELHRLSVREKQTRDTAPFAVRMRLRGGGEESLNNGTSAWGTPAATNNPTGSSWGALSAQQQQQQQQQQANSANSASSTTTGGGVPSAGGGPQQQQPPVGGAGASTAWGSVGGQNGSTASGTGAAGGAAAATTPGAGQQQQVSSKGTASGLVAGGAATGGGGSGMDGGVGGIWNTGNAQNAPNSGPPGVGGNTNNNSANAVSAAEQPSQQQLPAGGAQQQQPPAQPEVGGGAAGAAVGVGAGAVVQSSAATKNQLEQLNSLREALFAQDGWGSENVDQDTQWDVPASPEPSGKTDPNSATSGPTAGIPMWKTNTGTELWEANLRNGGQMPQQLQPVPKTWGPQNNYGGTWGEDDEANEPGSVWNGGGGVTAMGPQGPVGGNGGGPGPGAGPGMRDQPPGGGGGGLSVGGPQQPQPQSQAPWNAAPIGGGGPVGPAGGMWGGGGPGAIAPNAAGGGLKKDSDWGSSVGGGPGWGGEGRGGAIGGGGGVGNPVAPGGGGGAGLDPAGIDMRNMRIASAMDGNREIRGDPRGISGRLNGNVGLWDQHQMASMQPKMAPTASTPGAGGPSVAGSGGNGGGQWPTGPMAAAVNNGAGGAGTGKLGSSGWDDPSAGGSAGPPGVGGGMRRNMDDGTALWGQNALGRQNSGNMSGWKDGGPVSGGGVDGGGAMGRNSMHRNAMMGGGGTNMAAGGLVGRMGGAGGGGGGGGTVGGPGGPMKPDNLWGQNPGRGGGSNWGGASGGDDPSGVSNWDDKGAVGGGGGGGGVGMAGNSLWNDATGGTGGGHGWNQKGGKAGWNDGSGAPGSAGGGVGGGVGGMDISEWGMPPNKPPNKMSALDILRCSKQYRTLCEHGHKKEDVESVLRMTMNMEEALEILNRNAAAGNDWRRPDNHGTGAFGDQYVGAGVGGGGVSGRFAAAAAAVGPMGYQQQNNQNQLGGGGVFGGGNGPAGGGGASFNSMKYGGGHGGGGAGAGGGGPGGNGPPGAFGQPGAGGGGVGGLNQSNAQSQHISNHQLRVLVQQIQLAVQNGYLDHQILNQPLAPQTLMLLNQLLNHIKQLHVMQNNLARTGGGGVNAVQMTLAINKLKSQISSLQSQIATQQSIYLKQHQQQQQQQQQQQQQQPQQHQQPPHPGGVAAAMAAAAAAGHTNNDPFRTSGDISGLAGSFTDMALKDSGPQYGVGSSQQSRLNQWKLPAASATGPSVLDKDGPDLGDFVRAPGATSKSGPSGSGIDDSPWSNGRGNLGGDSGWPDASTQENKDWPGSNDAFSDLVPEFEPGKPWKGTQATRIEDDPTITPGSVARNSLSIAAAKESNLFGGGSGNSSSAANVVNSKSSPTESTWSFNPSGGASGSSMQSGHYGGSGATKVPKNPWQDSNTPTMPPAELWDTSLGGKSRGGMMGSLGGKQGSGKVDSNGWNTSGAQGANSWNTGSSSASNLASTWILLKNLTAQIDGATLRTLCMQHGPLINFQPYTNHSITLCKYSTREEAQKAQQALNNCPLGNTTICAEIPTESDVQFILSHLGGTLGSCNGMTNGLTGSGGGVSGAGGGSVGQNWRLAAAQQSQPSVSRSNSVVTDAWSVNAWGSSNAVPSLWPAMDGGPGDRGTPANLNSLLPESLLGTELN; the protein is encoded by the exons ATGATGGAGCAGAAGCAGACGGAGCGGAGTAACGAAAATGACACTGTGAATATGAAATGTGATTCATCTGATTACCTGATAGTTGTAAACGAAACTAACTGTAGCGATGTAGTTGTTGAGGCGGAGGAGGAGAAGCAGATGTTACTGGCGAGGACGCGGGACGCGGAAGATGACCAAATTGTAGCCAGTAAGAATTCCAAAAACGGTCCGGAACCGTCTGCACCACCGAACCACTTGGCGGCGCTGACAGCAGGCGATCAGGGACCGGGGGTGAAACAAAGACGGACCACCCGGATGGCATCGGAACCGATGACGTTCGATGAGCTGCACCGTCTCAGTGTGCGCGAAAAGCAAACCCGTGACACGGCGCCCTTTGCGGTCCGCATGCGGTTGCGTGGTGGAGGCGAGGAATCGCTCAACAATGGCACCAGTGCCTGGGGtacaccggcggccaccaacaaTCCGACCGGCAGTTCCTGGGGAGCCCTTagcgcccagcagcagcagcagcaacagcagcaacaagcgaACTCGGCCAACTCGGCATCGTCGACAACCACCGGTGGTGGGGTCCCGTcagccggcggtggcccccagcaacagcagccaccggtAGGGGGTGCTGGTGCTTCCACGGCATGGGGTAGTGTTGGAGGACAGAACGGTTCCACCGCTAGTGGAACCGGTGCGGcaggaggagcagcagccgccaccaCTCCTGgggccgggcagcagcagcaagtgtcTTCGAAAGGAACGGCCAGTGgactggtggccggtggtgcagCCACTGGAGGAGGAGGCAGTGGTATGGACGGCGGCGTTGGGGGTATTTGGAACACAGGAAACGCACAAAATGCACCCAATTCGGGGCCACCCGGTGTTGGGgggaacacaaacaacaacagtgcCAATGCAGTCTCGGCGGCGGAACAACCGTCCCAACAGCAGCTTCCGGCAGGAGGagcacaacagcagcagccaccagcaCAACCGGAAGTCGGTGGTGGAGCAGCGGGAGCAGCGGTCGGCGTCGGCGCCGGTGCCGTGGTGCAGTCGAGTGCAGCAACCAAGAATCAACTGGAGCAGCTGAATTCGCTGCGTGAGGCTCTGTTCGCACAGGACGGCTGGGGTTCGGAGAACGTCGACCAGGACACCCAGTGGGATGTGCCGGCGTCGCCGGAACCGAGCGGTAAAACCGACCCGAACAGTGCCACCAGTGGGCCGACGGCGGGCATACCGATGTGGAAGAcgaacaccggcaccgagctGTGGGAGGCGAACCTGCGCAACGGTGGCCAGATGCCGCAGCAGCTACAACCGGTGCCAAAAACCTGGGGTCCCCAGAACAACTACGGTGGAACGTGgggcgaagacgacgaagcCAACGAACCGGGTAGCGTgtggaacggcggcggcggagtgacGGCAATGGGGCCCCAAGGCCCGGTCGGTGGCAACGGCGGTGGACCAGGTCCAGGAGCCGGTCCAGGAATGCGCGATCaaccgcccggcggcggcggtggagggtTGAGCGTTGGTGGGCCCCAGCAACCGCAGCCACAGTCCCAGGCCCCCTGGAATGCGGCccccatcggtggtggtggacccgTTGGTCCAGCTGGCGGCATGTGGGGTGGTGGAGGCCCGGGAGCGATCGCACCGAATGCTGCCGGCGGAGGGCTCAAGAAGGACAGCGACTGGGGTtcctcggtcggtggcggccccggCTGGGGCGGAGAAGGTCGCGGTGGAgcaatcggtggtggcggtggtgtcggGAACCCGGTGGCTCCcggcgggggcggcggcgcagGTCTGGATCCGGCCGGTATCGATATGCGCAACATGCGCATCGCCAGCGCGATGGACGGCAATCGGGAGATCCGTGGCGATCCGCGTGGCATTTCCGGGCGCCTCAATGGCAACGTGGGCCTGTGGGATCAGCACCAGATGGCGAGCATGCAGCCAAAGATGGCACCGACGGCCAGCACACCCGGCGCCGGCGGACCATCGGTGGCTGGTagcggcggcaacggtggcggccagTGGCCTACGGGGCCGATGGCAGCGGCAGTAAACAACGGAGCGGGTGGAGCCGGAACCGGTAAGCTCGGGTCGTCCGGCTGGGATGACCCGAGTGCCGGCGGCAGTGCAGGACCACCCGGCGTTGGTGGGGGAATGCGACGCAACATGGACGACGGAACGGCACTCTGGGGCCAGAACGCGCTCGGTCGGCAAAACTCGGGCAACATGTCCGGCTGGAAAGATGGTGGCCCGGTCTCGGGTGGTGGAGTCGACGGCGGTGGAGCGATGGGACGCAACTCGATGCACCGGAACGCGATGATGGGCGGCGGAGGCACCAATATGGCCGCCGGCGGTCTCGTCGGACGCAtgggtggtgccggtggtggcggcggcggcggcgggacggTGGGTGGACCAGGTGGGCCAATGAAGCCCGACAATCTGTGGGGCCAGAATCCGG ggcgcggcggtggcagcaactGGGGAGGAGCGAGTGGTGGCGATGATCCGTCGGGCGTTTCAAACTGGGACGACAAGGGggctgtcggtggtggcggcggcggcggcggcgtaggCATGGCAGGCAATTCACTGTGGAACGatgccaccggtggcaccggcggtggccacgggtgGAACCAGAAGGGCGGCAAAGCCGGCTGGAACGATGGCTCCGGAGCGCCAGGAAGCGCCGGAGGAGGAGTCGGAGGTGGTGTCGGAGGGATGGACATCTCGGAGTGGGGTATGCCACCGAACAAACCACCGAACAAGATGAGCGCGTTGGACATCTTGCGCTGCAGCAAGCAGTACCGAACGCTGTGCGAACACGGCCACAAGAAGGAGGACGTGGAGAGTGTGCTGCGCATGACCATGAACATGGAGGAAGCGCTGGAGATCTTGAATCGCAacgcggccgccggcaacgACTGGCGCCGCCCGGACAATCATGGAACGGGCGCGTTCGGCGATCAGTACGTCGGCGCCGgagtcggtggcggcggtgtcaGTGGGCGCtttgcggccgccgcggccgctgtTGGGCCGATGGGCTACCAGCAGCAG AATAATCAAAACCAgctgggcggtggtggagTGTTCGGTGGGGGCAATGGCcctgccggcggcggaggagcgTCCTTCAACAGCATGAAgtacggcggtggccacggcggtggaggggccggagccggaggcgGAGGACCGGGTGGAAACGGGCCGCCGGGTGCTTTCGGACAGccgggggccggtggtggtggtgtcggtggcctGAATCAATCAAACGCACAATCGCAACATATATCGAACCATCAGCTGCGGGTGCTGGTGCAGCAGATACAGCTCGCCGTTCAGAACGGTTATCTCGATCACCAGATTCTAAACCAACCGCTCGCCCCACAAACGCTGATGCTGCTCAACCAGCTACTGAATCACATAAAG CAACTACACGTGATGCAAAACAACTTGGCgcgcaccggtggcggtggtgtgaaTGCGGTCCAAATGACCCTCGCAATCAACAAACTGAAATCACAGATCAGTAGCCTGCAGAGCCAGATCGCGACGCAGCAATCGATCTATCTgaagcaacaccagcagcagcaacagcaacagcagcagcaacagcaacagcaacctcagcagcaccagcaaccacCGCATCCGGGCGGTGTAGCAGCGGCGATGGCagccgctgcggccgctggCCACACCAACAATGATCCGTTCCGCACATCGGGCGACATTTCGGGCCTGGCCGGCAGCTTCACGGACATGGCGCTCAAAGACAGCGGTCCCCAGTACGGCGTTGGCAGCAGCCAGCAATCGCGGCTTAACCAGTGGAAGCTGCCGGCAGCTAGTGCCACCGGACCGAGCGTCCTCGATAAGGACGGTCCGGATCTGGGCGACTTTGTGCGAGCACCCGGTGCCACTAGCAAGTCGGGTCCATCCGGATCGGGCATAGATGATAG TCCTTGGTCGAACGGGCGCGGCAATTTGGGCGGCGACTCCGGGTGGCCGGATGCAAGCACACAGGAGAACAAGGATTGGCCAGGCAGCAACGACGCGTTCAGTGATCTAGTGCCTGAGTTTGAGCCCGGAAAACCGTGGAAG GGCACCCAAGCGACACGCATCGAAGATGATCCCACCATCACACCCGGCAGCGTGGCCCGCAACTCACTGTCGATAGCCGCGGCCAAAGAATCGAATCTGTTTGGTGGCGGTTCGGGTAACAGCAGCTCGGCCGCGAACGTCGTGAACAGCAAATCGTCGCCCACCGAATCAACCTGGAGCTTCAATCCGTCGGGCGGTGCGTCCGGGAGCAGCATGCAGAGTGGCCATTACGGTGGGTCCGGTGCTACCAAGGTGCCTAAAAATCCGTGGCAGGACAGCAACACTCCCACCATGCCGCCGGCCGAACTGTGGGACACGTCACTCGGTGGTAAGAGTCGCGGCGGCATGATGGGATCCCTGGGAGGAAAGCAGGGAAGTGGCAAGGTGGACTCGAATGGTTGGAACACTTCCGGCGCTCAGGGTGCCAACTCGTGGAACACGGGGTCGTCCTCGGCCAGCAACTTGGCATCGACCTGGATTTTGCTTAAAAACCTTACCGCACAA ATTGACGGAGCGACATTGCGTACGTTGTGCATGCAACACGGTCCACTGATAAACTTCCAGCCGTACACGAACCACAGTATCACGCTGTGCAAGTATTCTACGCGTGAAGAGGCCCAGAAAGCGCAGCAAGCACTCAATAACTGCCCACTCGGCAACACGACGATTTGTGCGGAAATACCGACCGAAAGCGATGTGCAGTTCATCCTGTCCCACCTCGGCGGCACTCTCGGTTCCTGCAACGGCATGACGAACGGTTTGaccggcagtggcggtggtgtcaGTGGTGCGGGCGGCGGTTCCGTTGGTCAAAACTGGCGTCTCGCAGCCGCACAGCAATCTCAGCCAAGCGTTAGCCGTTCCAACTCGGTCGTCACAG ATGCTTGGAGTGTCAACGCGTGGGGATCGAGCAATGCGGTTCCCAGCCTTTGGCCAGCTATGGATGGCGGGCCGGGCGATCGTGGCACCCCGGCGAATCTTAACTCCCTGCTTCCGGAGAGCCTGCTTGGCACCGAACTGAATTGA